One Solidesulfovibrio fructosivorans JJ] genomic window carries:
- the sat gene encoding sulfate adenylyltransferase, whose amino-acid sequence MSKLVPPHGGKGLVIRLLEGAAKEAELKKAAGLKKVEITAQEKGDLIMIGIGGFSPLEGFMTKADWKSVVEKMTLADGTFWPVPVMLAVTKEDAAGIKEGEEITLERNGEIYATMKVTEKFEMTEADKKWESELVYKGHGDDSADDKFWKVALEDHPGVKMVMARKDICLAGPVNVLSEGEYPTKYKGVYLRPAETRAIFDERGWANVAALQLRNPMHRSHEYLCKIAIEVCDGVIIHSLIGNLKPGDIPAEVRVDCIDTLVKHYFVEKNVVQGGYPLDMRYAGPREGLLHATFRQNYGVNKMIIGRDHAGVGDFYGMFEAQEIFDRIPYANEACPVPGKALLCQPLKIDWTFYCYKCDGMASLRTCPHTKEDRVILSGTKLRKMLSEGGEIPDHFGREEVLVKLRKYYEGLTEKVEIKMHGAASGDSAK is encoded by the coding sequence ATGTCCAAATTGGTTCCGCCGCATGGAGGCAAAGGTCTGGTCATTCGCCTGCTCGAGGGCGCTGCCAAGGAAGCCGAGCTGAAGAAGGCCGCTGGCCTGAAGAAAGTCGAGATCACCGCCCAGGAAAAGGGCGACCTGATCATGATCGGCATCGGCGGCTTCTCGCCCCTGGAAGGCTTCATGACCAAGGCCGATTGGAAGAGCGTCGTCGAGAAGATGACCCTGGCCGATGGCACCTTCTGGCCGGTTCCCGTCATGCTGGCGGTGACCAAGGAAGACGCCGCCGGGATCAAGGAAGGCGAGGAGATCACCCTCGAGCGCAACGGCGAGATCTACGCCACCATGAAGGTCACCGAAAAGTTCGAGATGACCGAGGCCGACAAGAAGTGGGAATCCGAGCTGGTCTACAAGGGCCATGGCGACGACTCCGCTGACGACAAGTTCTGGAAGGTCGCCCTTGAGGATCACCCGGGCGTCAAGATGGTCATGGCCCGCAAGGACATCTGCCTTGCCGGTCCGGTCAACGTCCTGTCCGAGGGCGAGTACCCGACCAAGTACAAGGGCGTCTACCTGCGCCCGGCCGAGACCCGCGCCATCTTCGACGAGCGTGGTTGGGCCAACGTCGCCGCTCTGCAGCTGCGCAACCCCATGCACCGCTCCCACGAGTACCTGTGCAAGATCGCCATCGAAGTTTGCGACGGCGTCATCATCCACTCCCTGATCGGCAACCTGAAGCCCGGCGACATCCCGGCCGAAGTGCGCGTCGACTGCATCGACACCCTGGTCAAGCACTACTTCGTCGAGAAGAACGTCGTCCAGGGCGGTTACCCCCTCGACATGCGTTACGCCGGTCCCCGCGAAGGCCTGCTCCACGCCACCTTCCGCCAGAACTACGGCGTCAACAAGATGATCATCGGCCGTGACCACGCCGGCGTCGGCGACTTCTACGGCATGTTCGAGGCTCAGGAGATCTTCGACCGCATCCCCTACGCCAACGAAGCCTGCCCGGTTCCCGGCAAGGCCCTGCTGTGCCAGCCGCTGAAGATCGACTGGACCTTCTACTGCTACAAGTGCGACGGCATGGCTTCCCTGCGCACCTGCCCGCACACCAAGGAAGACCGCGTCATCCTCTCCGGCACCAAGCTGCGCAAGATGCTGTCCGAGGGCGGCGAGATTCCGGATCACTTTGGCCGCGAAGAAGTCCTGGTCAAGCTGCGCAAGTACTACGAAGGCTTGACCGAAAAGGTCGAGATCAAGATGCACGGCGCTGCTTCCGGCGACTCCGCCAAATAA